A single genomic interval of Mucilaginibacter boryungensis harbors:
- a CDS encoding Gfo/Idh/MocA family protein translates to MERRTFVKSAGILTGGLVLNQFKTLAADSAGIFKIGVIGCGDRGKGVMHVINQFPDKFQITAICDVLDFRLKEAQKVSTGAPYKSYTDYRQLLDDKSIDIVLIAVPLNMHYPIAVDALKADKHLYLEKTMTFTISQALDLVKLAKSRPKQIIQVGHQYRYSPLYYRVKEMISKGYLGKISQIDCRWDRNGNWRRPVPDPSLERAINWRMYKEYSGGLVAELLSHQIDFINWAFDTHPTEFQAMGGIDIFKDGRETYDNVQLMLRYPEQGMIGNFGATCGNAHDGYLFKIKGTKGTVSLLTDRGVFYPEKELLKEKGLVDGVTGATRITWNKEGGTPILAEPTKDGTWYALKSFYEKIASQTLPDSNVFTGAKTALSVHSANQALYSREIVYWKKEYSVI, encoded by the coding sequence ATGGAAAGAAGAACATTTGTGAAAAGTGCGGGCATACTGACGGGCGGCTTGGTATTGAACCAATTCAAAACTTTGGCTGCAGATAGCGCTGGAATATTCAAAATAGGTGTTATTGGTTGCGGCGACCGTGGCAAGGGGGTAATGCACGTCATCAACCAGTTTCCTGATAAATTTCAAATTACAGCCATTTGCGATGTGCTTGATTTTAGGTTAAAGGAAGCGCAGAAGGTAAGTACCGGTGCGCCGTATAAATCTTATACCGACTACAGGCAGTTGCTGGATGATAAATCTATCGACATTGTGTTGATTGCTGTCCCCTTGAATATGCATTATCCAATTGCAGTGGATGCACTTAAAGCAGATAAACACCTGTACCTGGAAAAAACAATGACCTTCACTATATCACAGGCGCTTGACCTTGTAAAGCTGGCTAAAAGCCGGCCAAAACAAATTATACAGGTTGGGCACCAATATCGTTACTCGCCCCTTTATTATCGCGTAAAGGAAATGATCAGCAAGGGTTATCTTGGAAAAATAAGTCAGATTGACTGCCGGTGGGACCGCAATGGCAACTGGCGCAGGCCCGTTCCTGACCCATCCCTGGAGCGTGCAATTAACTGGCGCATGTACAAAGAATATTCGGGCGGCCTTGTGGCCGAATTATTATCCCACCAAATTGATTTTATCAATTGGGCATTTGATACCCACCCCACCGAATTTCAAGCGATGGGCGGCATAGATATTTTTAAAGATGGCCGCGAAACGTATGATAATGTGCAGTTGATGCTGCGTTATCCTGAACAGGGAATGATAGGTAATTTTGGCGCTACCTGCGGAAATGCGCACGATGGCTACCTGTTTAAAATAAAAGGAACAAAAGGCACAGTGTCCCTCCTAACCGACCGGGGCGTGTTTTATCCGGAAAAAGAATTGTTAAAAGAAAAAGGATTGGTGGATGGCGTAACCGGCGCCACCCGCATAACCTGGAATAAAGAAGGCGGGACGCCCATCCTGGCTGAACCCACCAAAGATGGTACCTGGTATGCGCTAAAAAGTTTTTACGAAAAAATAGCCTCGCAAACCCTCCCCGATTCAAATGTATTTACAGGGGCTAAAACTGCTTTGAGCGTGCACTCGGCAAATCAGGCTTTGTATTCGCGGGAAATCGTTTACTGGAAAAAGGAATATTCTGTTATTTGA
- a CDS encoding FAD:protein FMN transferase: MRLNGVYFLLLALGVFWCQAALAQVNLSKFHIEGFSQGTTYQLTYYAADSLITQKQTDSLLASLDRSVSLYLPSSLICKFNRSAKGITIDKHFKILVKKAMEINRNTMGLVDITVKPLVDAWGFGVKKPKAFPNANTVNRLLKIVGSDKIWLTGSFLHKKAPGVQIDLNGIAQGYAADLLAELCEKHKVYNYIAEIGGELRVKGKKPDGEPFRIGIEAIDDNDIDPAPLRKIIEPGDGAVTTSGNYRKHLKAGNKEISHIIDPKTGYPTQNEMISVTVYAKDGITADGYDNGFIAMGLKKTLEFLSERHELGAYIIYKKPNGAVADTVTTGFKSFIKQ, from the coding sequence ATGCGTTTGAATGGTGTTTACTTTTTACTACTGGCCCTGGGCGTTTTTTGGTGTCAGGCTGCGTTGGCACAGGTTAATTTAAGTAAGTTCCATATCGAAGGTTTTTCACAAGGGACTACCTATCAGCTTACTTATTATGCCGCGGATAGTTTGATAACCCAAAAGCAAACAGACAGCCTGCTGGCAAGCCTGGACAGGTCTGTGTCGCTTTATTTACCATCATCGCTCATCTGTAAATTTAACCGGTCGGCTAAGGGGATCACCATTGATAAACATTTTAAGATACTGGTAAAAAAAGCGATGGAAATTAACCGGAATACCATGGGCTTGGTTGACATTACCGTAAAGCCACTGGTAGATGCCTGGGGATTCGGCGTGAAAAAGCCAAAGGCTTTTCCCAATGCCAATACAGTGAACCGTTTGCTAAAGATTGTAGGATCCGACAAAATTTGGCTTACAGGTAGTTTTCTGCATAAAAAAGCGCCCGGGGTGCAAATCGATTTGAATGGTATTGCACAGGGATACGCCGCAGACCTGCTTGCCGAATTGTGTGAAAAACATAAGGTTTATAACTACATAGCTGAAATAGGTGGCGAATTGCGCGTGAAAGGAAAGAAACCCGATGGCGAACCTTTCCGGATTGGTATTGAGGCTATAGATGATAACGACATTGATCCGGCGCCCCTGCGCAAGATCATAGAACCGGGCGATGGGGCCGTGACAACATCGGGGAATTACCGTAAACATTTAAAAGCAGGTAACAAGGAAATATCTCATATTATTGATCCTAAAACCGGGTATCCAACACAAAATGAAATGATCAGCGTCACCGTGTATGCCAAAGACGGTATTACTGCTGATGGTTATGATAATGGTTTTATTGCTATGGGGCTGAAAAAAACACTTGAGTTTTTGTCGGAAAGGCACGAACTTGGCGCTTATATTATCTACAAAAAACCGAATGGCGCAGTGGCGGACACGGTGACGACCGGATTTAAATCTTTTATAAAGCAATAG
- a CDS encoding HAMP domain-containing protein — MKDDILKEVLAGTDVTEEYPTDSLDLKELLKVLSMVKNGKLDVRMPVTQAGINGRICEVLNDIIDMNERFVAEISSAEKTIGKRGNLSKRIELSDAKGEWASGVSSLNNLIEDLTSPTLEIAGMINSVANGDLSKHIPLEIKGHPLKGEFLRIAKESNQMLSKLRLFSMEVTRVARQVGSEGKLGEQAKIKGVAGVWAELTDSVNQMAGNLTAQVRNVAAVTTAVAKGDLSRKITVEAKGEILELKNTINTMVDQLNSFSSEVTRVALEVGTEGKLGGQAKVPGVAGTWKDLTDSVNRMAGNLTSQVRNIAGVTTAVANGDLSKKITVDVKGEMLELKKTINTMVDQLNSFASEVTRVALEVGTEGKLGGQARVKGVGGVWKDLTDSVNQMGSNLTDQVRNIAWVTTAVAKGDLSRKITVDAKGELLELKNTINTMVDQLNSFSFEVTRVAREVGSEGQLGGQANVPGVGGTWKDLTDSVNQMAGNLTGQVRNIAEVTTAVAKGDLSKKITVDVQGEMLELKITINTMVDQLNSFGSEVTRVAREVGSEGQLGGQANVPGVGGTWKDLTDSVNKMADNLTSQVRNIAEVTTAVAKGDLSRKITVNAKGELLELKDTINTMVDQLRGFASEVTRVAREVGSEGQLGGQANVPGVDGTWKDLTDSVNKMAGNLTAQLRNIADVSIAIANGDLSKKITVDVRGEILQLKETINTMVDQLRGFASEVTRVAREVGTDGNLGGQAFVPGVAGTWKDLTDSVNQMSSNLTSQVRNIAEVTKAVASGDLSKTVIIDVKGEIMDLKNTINTMVDQLNSFASEVTRVAREVGTEGKLGGQAHVKGVGGTWKDLTDSVNQMASNLTGQIRGIAKVATGIAKGNLKQRLSINALGEVAQLTDTINEMIDTLAVFADEVTTVAREVGVQGRLGGQASVPGASGTWKDLTENVNQLAQNLTVQVRSISEVASAVTKGDLTRTIRVDAKGELEALKDTINQMIANLKGTTLRNHEQDWLKSNLAKFAQMLQGQRDRNAVANKVLSELAELVNARYGAFYILEQPELSDEPKLKLFAGYAQKSRKLIDQEFSLNEGLVGQCAIDKERIRLSNVPGEYLQISSGIGSAAPIDLVILPVLFENNIKAVIELASFENFSDTHIDFLDQLTESIGIVLNNIETNTRTEELLAQSQSLASELSAQQEELRRANDELHDKGRSLEEKAEQLTLTSKYKSEFLANMSHELRTPLNSLLILAQQLFENPEGNLTEKQRMFAKTIHSCGDDLIQLINDILDLSKIESGVIAADVMPVSFKEIAAFAESTFKPISEAKNLKFEIEMQDGLPELMETDMQRLNQILKNLLSNAFKFTEKGRVKLSVFRPAAGQENPLSDNDSVIAFSIEDSGIGISKNTQGIIFEAFQQAEGSTSRKYGGTGLGLSISKGFAELLGGTITVGSELGKGSTFTLYLPLKYKEEKATPVKVKEAYPASHARNLIDTAELAIDDDRHNIVAEDKVLLVIEDDLRFTKILIDKAHDHNLKVLVAISYLEIFDSIIKYNPIAITLDVNMPESNGWKILKLLKTDINLRHIPVHIISGEDNKFMALKLGAKSFSLKPLSNNSLDELISGIVNFHQHTRKKVLVIEDNEGELQRVTELLANDQIEVFSATTAKKALSILKKELFDCIVLDYMLPDANGMELLNKINLLKQSQTMMLLHSARDFTQDELIQLKRLNHKIITKTPNSHVHLLEEILILLHIDKKYISESKLKMINSVRDTKDILDNKKVLVVDDDVRNLFALTAVFERSKIEVITAESGREALEILNKDKSIDIVLMDIMMPEMDGYETIQMIRKEQRHKNLPIIAVTAKAMIGDRQKCISSGASDYITKPVKTDQLLSLMRVWLIK; from the coding sequence ATGAAAGATGATATTTTGAAAGAAGTATTGGCTGGAACAGATGTTACTGAAGAGTACCCAACTGACTCTTTAGACCTGAAGGAATTGCTAAAAGTACTGTCAATGGTAAAAAACGGCAAGTTAGATGTTCGTATGCCTGTTACCCAGGCGGGGATCAACGGCCGTATATGCGAAGTACTGAACGATATTATTGACATGAACGAACGTTTTGTGGCAGAGATATCATCTGCTGAAAAAACGATAGGCAAACGTGGTAACCTTTCTAAACGTATTGAACTTTCAGATGCCAAAGGGGAATGGGCCAGTGGTGTAAGTTCACTTAATAATCTTATTGAAGACCTGACATCACCAACCCTGGAGATTGCGGGAATGATCAACTCTGTTGCCAATGGTGACCTTTCCAAGCACATTCCGTTGGAAATTAAGGGGCACCCGCTAAAAGGGGAGTTCCTCCGTATTGCCAAGGAATCTAACCAGATGCTCTCCAAACTTCGTTTATTCTCTATGGAAGTAACACGGGTAGCCCGGCAGGTAGGCTCGGAAGGCAAGCTGGGTGAGCAGGCAAAAATTAAGGGCGTTGCCGGTGTATGGGCCGAGTTAACCGATTCGGTAAACCAGATGGCGGGTAACTTAACCGCCCAGGTACGTAACGTAGCGGCGGTAACCACAGCGGTAGCGAAAGGTGACCTTTCCCGTAAGATCACGGTGGAGGCCAAGGGTGAGATATTAGAGCTCAAAAACACCATCAATACCATGGTGGATCAGTTGAACTCGTTTTCATCAGAAGTAACGCGTGTGGCATTGGAAGTAGGTACCGAGGGTAAACTGGGTGGCCAGGCCAAAGTGCCGGGCGTAGCGGGTACCTGGAAGGACTTAACTGACTCGGTAAACCGTATGGCGGGTAACTTAACATCGCAGGTGCGGAACATTGCGGGTGTAACTACCGCGGTGGCCAATGGTGACTTGTCTAAGAAGATTACGGTGGACGTGAAAGGGGAAATGCTGGAATTGAAGAAAACCATTAATACGATGGTGGATCAGCTTAACTCGTTCGCATCTGAAGTAACGCGTGTGGCGTTGGAAGTAGGTACCGAAGGTAAGCTGGGCGGCCAGGCACGTGTAAAAGGGGTTGGCGGTGTTTGGAAAGATTTGACAGATTCGGTGAACCAAATGGGTAGTAACCTTACCGACCAGGTACGTAATATTGCTTGGGTAACCACAGCGGTAGCAAAGGGTGACCTTTCCCGTAAGATTACGGTAGACGCCAAAGGTGAGCTTTTGGAATTAAAGAACACTATTAATACGATGGTGGATCAGCTAAACTCTTTCTCATTCGAAGTAACCCGTGTGGCACGTGAGGTGGGTTCGGAAGGGCAGTTAGGTGGTCAGGCTAACGTACCAGGTGTAGGCGGTACGTGGAAGGACTTAACTGACTCGGTAAACCAGATGGCGGGTAACTTAACCGGTCAGGTGCGTAACATAGCCGAAGTAACCACTGCGGTGGCCAAAGGCGACTTATCTAAAAAGATCACGGTAGACGTACAGGGCGAGATGCTGGAGCTTAAGATCACGATCAATACGATGGTGGATCAGCTTAACTCGTTCGGTTCGGAAGTAACACGTGTGGCGCGTGAGGTAGGTTCCGAAGGGCAGCTGGGTGGCCAGGCGAATGTGCCGGGTGTAGGTGGTACCTGGAAGGATTTAACCGACTCGGTAAATAAAATGGCCGATAACTTAACATCGCAGGTACGTAATATAGCCGAAGTAACCACAGCGGTAGCGAAGGGTGACCTTTCCCGTAAAATTACTGTAAATGCCAAAGGCGAGTTATTGGAGCTGAAAGATACCATTAACACTATGGTGGATCAGCTACGCGGTTTCGCATCCGAAGTAACCCGTGTGGCGCGTGAGGTGGGTTCGGAAGGGCAATTGGGCGGTCAGGCGAATGTGCCGGGTGTAGATGGTACCTGGAAAGACTTAACCGACTCGGTAAACAAAATGGCGGGTAACCTTACCGCGCAATTAAGAAATATAGCGGATGTATCCATTGCGATTGCAAATGGTGACTTATCCAAAAAAATTACGGTTGACGTACGTGGAGAGATCCTTCAGCTTAAGGAAACCATTAATACCATGGTTGACCAGCTGCGTGGTTTCGCATCAGAAGTAACGCGTGTGGCGCGAGAAGTAGGTACTGATGGTAACCTGGGGGGCCAGGCCTTTGTGCCGGGCGTTGCGGGTACCTGGAAGGACTTAACCGACTCGGTAAACCAGATGTCGAGTAACTTAACATCGCAGGTGCGTAACATTGCCGAGGTGACCAAAGCGGTGGCCAGCGGTGACTTATCTAAAACGGTAATCATCGACGTGAAAGGCGAGATCATGGACCTGAAAAACACCATTAACACGATGGTGGATCAGTTGAACTCGTTCGCATCGGAAGTAACGCGTGTGGCACGTGAGGTAGGTACGGAAGGCAAGCTGGGTGGCCAGGCACACGTAAAAGGAGTAGGCGGTACCTGGAAGGATTTGACCGACTCGGTAAATCAAATGGCATCCAACCTAACCGGGCAAATACGTGGTATTGCTAAGGTGGCAACGGGTATTGCAAAGGGTAACCTTAAACAGCGCCTATCTATTAACGCTTTGGGTGAGGTGGCCCAGTTAACGGATACTATTAACGAAATGATTGACACTCTTGCGGTGTTTGCGGATGAGGTAACCACTGTGGCGCGTGAGGTGGGTGTGCAGGGCCGGTTAGGTGGCCAGGCGAGTGTACCGGGCGCATCGGGTACGTGGAAGGACTTAACAGAGAACGTGAACCAGCTGGCGCAAAACTTAACCGTGCAGGTGCGTTCCATATCCGAAGTAGCATCGGCGGTAACCAAGGGTGACTTAACCCGTACCATTCGTGTAGATGCGAAGGGTGAGTTGGAAGCTTTGAAGGATACGATTAACCAGATGATCGCCAATCTGAAAGGTACAACCTTACGTAACCATGAACAGGATTGGCTAAAATCCAACCTGGCCAAGTTTGCGCAGATGCTACAGGGTCAGCGTGATAGGAATGCTGTGGCGAATAAAGTGTTATCTGAATTGGCTGAACTGGTAAATGCCCGTTACGGTGCCTTCTATATATTAGAACAGCCCGAGCTGTCGGATGAACCTAAATTAAAACTATTTGCAGGTTACGCACAAAAAAGCCGGAAACTGATAGACCAGGAATTTTCACTTAATGAAGGCTTGGTAGGCCAGTGCGCCATTGATAAAGAACGGATCAGGCTTTCTAACGTGCCGGGCGAATATTTGCAGATCAGTTCGGGTATTGGCAGTGCTGCACCTATCGATCTGGTGATATTGCCCGTATTATTTGAAAACAACATTAAAGCTGTTATTGAGCTGGCTTCATTCGAAAACTTCAGCGATACACACATCGACTTTTTGGATCAGTTAACAGAAAGTATTGGTATCGTATTGAATAACATTGAAACGAATACCCGTACCGAAGAGTTGTTAGCCCAATCGCAATCACTGGCCAGCGAGCTTTCCGCCCAGCAGGAAGAGTTAAGGCGTGCCAATGATGAGTTGCACGATAAAGGCCGTTCGCTGGAAGAAAAGGCAGAACAGTTAACCCTGACCTCGAAATACAAGTCGGAGTTCTTAGCTAACATGTCGCACGAATTGCGCACACCGCTAAATAGTTTACTGATACTTGCCCAGCAATTATTTGAGAATCCGGAAGGAAACCTTACTGAAAAGCAAAGGATGTTCGCTAAAACTATCCATTCCTGCGGAGATGACCTGATACAATTGATAAATGATATCCTCGATCTTTCTAAAATTGAATCGGGTGTAATTGCGGCCGATGTAATGCCGGTGAGCTTTAAGGAGATAGCAGCATTTGCTGAATCGACCTTTAAACCAATATCTGAAGCGAAAAACCTGAAATTCGAGATCGAAATGCAGGACGGCTTGCCCGAATTAATGGAAACCGATATGCAGCGCCTGAATCAGATATTAAAGAATTTACTTTCTAATGCCTTTAAATTTACCGAGAAAGGCCGTGTTAAATTGAGTGTATTCAGGCCTGCAGCAGGACAGGAAAATCCGCTTAGTGATAATGATTCGGTTATTGCGTTCTCTATAGAAGATTCGGGTATTGGTATATCCAAAAACACACAAGGTATCATATTCGAAGCCTTCCAGCAAGCCGAAGGTTCTACAAGTCGCAAATATGGTGGTACAGGTTTGGGCCTTTCTATTAGTAAAGGCTTTGCCGAGCTGTTGGGCGGTACTATTACCGTTGGCAGCGAGTTAGGCAAGGGCAGTACATTTACACTATACCTGCCGCTGAAATATAAGGAAGAGAAAGCGACCCCTGTTAAAGTGAAGGAAGCGTATCCTGCTTCGCATGCCCGCAACCTTATTGATACAGCTGAGTTAGCTATTGATGACGACCGCCATAACATAGTGGCTGAAGATAAGGTGCTGCTGGTAATTGAAGACGACCTGCGCTTTACCAAGATATTAATTGATAAAGCCCATGACCATAATCTGAAGGTGCTTGTGGCCATCAGTTACCTGGAAATATTCGACAGCATTATCAAATATAATCCTATCGCGATCACGCTGGATGTTAATATGCCCGAATCAAACGGTTGGAAAATACTGAAGCTGCTGAAAACGGACATTAATTTAAGGCATATCCCTGTCCATATTATATCTGGTGAGGATAATAAATTCATGGCCTTAAAATTAGGCGCAAAGTCGTTCAGCCTCAAGCCTCTATCTAACAACTCGTTAGATGAACTTATTTCAGGTATTGTCAACTTTCATCAGCATACCAGGAAAAAGGTATTGGTGATTGAAGATAATGAGGGTGAATTACAGCGCGTAACCGAACTATTGGCGAATGATCAGATAGAAGTATTTAGTGCGACCACTGCTAAGAAAGCGTTGTCCATCTTGAAAAAGGAATTGTTCGATTGTATTGTTTTGGATTATATGTTGCCGGACGCCAACGGTATGGAATTATTGAATAAGATCAACCTGCTGAAACAGTCGCAAACAATGATGTTACTACACTCGGCGCGCGATTTTACTCAGGATGAACTGATCCAATTAAAGCGTCTGAATCATAAAATTATTACTAAAACACCTAACTCACACGTCCACCTGTTAGAAGAGATATTGATACTGCTGCATATTGATAAAAAATATATCAGCGAGAGCAAGCTGAAAATGATCAATAGCGTGCGGGATACCAAAGATATACTTGATAATAAGAAAGTACTGGTGGTTGATGATGACGTACGGAACCTATTTGCGTTGACTGCGGTTTTTGAACGCTCAAAAATAGAGGTTATTACTGCGGAAAGCGGACGTGAGGCACTGGAGATCCTAAATAAGGATAAGAGCATAGATATTGTGCTGATGGATATCATGATGCCCGAGATGGACGGCTATGAAACCATTCAAATGATCCGGAAAGAGCAGCGCCATAAAAACTTGCCAATTATTGCTGTAACTGCTAAGGCGATGATTGGCGACCGGCAAAAGTGTATTTCTTCCGGCGCTTCCGATTATATTACCAAGCCAGTAAAAACAGACCAGTTGTTATCCCTAATGCGCGTATGGCTGATCAAATAG